The proteins below are encoded in one region of Streptomyces sp. NBC_00490:
- a CDS encoding ABC transporter permease has product MKKFDKERLLLAVAGPALALVAAILLTSVVLIASGKSPIEPYTLMLEQAGFSDVQVLIINQASMYYIAALAVALGFRMNLFNIGVDGQYRLGAMMTAVVGAHVALPSALQIPLLILVGALTGAMWAGIAGVLKVTRGVSEVVSTIMLNSIATSLIGYLTLTDNFGVLVGDNVTTGVMKDSGWVPGINLGSDVGEIYGLVFLAVAMGIGYWAVLNRTRFGFDLRATGESESAAAASGVNAKRMVLTAMLISGAVAGISGLPLLLGDAHTYSLSFPAGLGFTAIGIALLGRNNPGGIALAALLWAFLDKASPALDYATPEPYEKEIATIMQGLIVFAVVISYEVVRTWGLRRQQKRVGEELAAAAANTKKEVAV; this is encoded by the coding sequence ATGAAGAAGTTCGACAAGGAGCGACTGCTCCTCGCCGTGGCCGGACCGGCCCTGGCGCTCGTCGCGGCGATCCTGCTGACCTCGGTCGTGCTGATCGCCTCGGGCAAGAGCCCGATCGAGCCGTACACGCTCATGCTGGAGCAGGCCGGCTTCTCCGACGTACAGGTTCTGATCATCAACCAGGCGTCGATGTACTACATCGCCGCCCTCGCGGTCGCCCTCGGCTTCCGGATGAACCTGTTCAACATCGGCGTCGACGGCCAGTACCGCCTCGGCGCCATGATGACCGCGGTGGTCGGTGCCCACGTGGCGCTGCCGTCCGCCCTCCAGATCCCGCTGCTGATCCTGGTCGGCGCGCTCACCGGCGCCATGTGGGCCGGTATCGCGGGCGTGCTGAAGGTGACCCGGGGCGTCAGCGAGGTCGTCTCGACGATCATGCTGAACTCGATCGCCACCAGCCTCATCGGCTACCTCACCCTCACCGACAACTTCGGTGTGCTGGTCGGGGACAACGTCACCACCGGCGTGATGAAGGACTCCGGCTGGGTGCCCGGCATCAACCTCGGCTCGGACGTCGGCGAGATCTACGGCCTGGTCTTCCTCGCGGTCGCCATGGGCATCGGCTACTGGGCCGTCCTCAACCGCACCCGCTTCGGCTTCGACCTCAGGGCCACCGGTGAGTCCGAGTCCGCCGCCGCGGCCTCCGGCGTCAACGCCAAGCGCATGGTCCTCACCGCGATGCTGATCTCCGGCGCGGTCGCCGGCATCTCGGGCCTGCCGCTGCTGCTCGGCGACGCCCACACCTACAGCCTCAGCTTCCCGGCCGGCCTCGGCTTCACCGCCATCGGCATCGCCCTGCTCGGCCGCAACAACCCCGGCGGCATCGCGCTCGCCGCCCTGCTGTGGGCCTTCCTCGACAAGGCGTCCCCCGCTCTCGACTACGCGACTCCCGAGCCGTACGAGAAGGAGATCGCCACGATCATGCAGGGCCTGATCGTCTTCGCGGTCGTCATCTCCTACGAGGTCGTGCGCACCTGGGGTCTGCGCCGCCAGCAGAAGCGCGTCGGTGAGGAGCTCGCCGCGGCCGCCGCCAACACGAAGAAGGAGGTGGCGGTCTGA
- a CDS encoding ABC transporter permease, whose protein sequence is MSTATIAKAPAKPGKGGRRISLPVVLLIISGVLILTSVVRLITGADGITSTGQMSTALRSAVPIGLAGLGGLWAERAGVVNIGLEGMMILGTWFGAWAGYQWGPWTGVLVGIIGGALGAVLHAIATVTFNVNHIVSGVALNILALGTTRYLSKYTFEEAPQGSSKQSPPIESLGTFDVPGLSSWLETLNQKHWFLVSDIAGLVGGLITDLSPLTVVAVALVPATWYVLWRTSFGLRLRSCGENPIAAESLGVNVYKYKYIAVIISGGFAGLGGAFLSIVSSNVYLDGQTAGRGYIGLAAMIFGNWMPGGLALGAGLFGYTDSLKLRGGTTNVHALILLLAILLVFGVAYLIWKKKYVPAAVTAAISALMFIWYTSTNEVPNQVVTASPYVITLLVLSLSAQRLRMPKADGLPYRKGQGK, encoded by the coding sequence ATGAGCACCGCGACCATCGCCAAGGCGCCGGCGAAGCCCGGAAAGGGCGGCCGCCGCATCTCGCTGCCTGTCGTCCTCCTGATCATCTCGGGCGTCCTCATCCTGACGTCCGTCGTCCGCCTGATCACCGGCGCGGACGGCATCACCTCGACCGGCCAGATGTCCACCGCGCTGCGCTCCGCCGTGCCGATCGGGCTCGCGGGCCTCGGCGGTCTGTGGGCCGAGCGCGCGGGCGTCGTCAACATCGGCCTCGAGGGCATGATGATCCTCGGCACCTGGTTCGGCGCCTGGGCCGGCTACCAGTGGGGCCCCTGGACCGGCGTGCTCGTCGGCATCATCGGCGGCGCGCTCGGCGCCGTGCTGCACGCCATCGCCACGGTGACCTTCAACGTCAACCACATCGTCTCCGGTGTGGCCCTGAACATCCTGGCCCTGGGCACCACCCGCTATCTGTCGAAGTACACCTTCGAGGAGGCCCCGCAGGGCTCCTCCAAGCAGTCCCCGCCGATCGAGTCGCTGGGCACCTTCGACGTCCCGGGCCTGTCCAGCTGGCTGGAGACCCTCAACCAGAAGCACTGGTTCCTGGTCTCCGACATCGCCGGCCTGGTCGGCGGCCTGATCACCGACCTGTCGCCGCTCACCGTGGTGGCGGTCGCCCTCGTACCCGCCACCTGGTACGTGCTGTGGCGCACGTCCTTCGGTCTGCGGCTGCGGTCCTGCGGCGAGAACCCGATCGCCGCCGAGTCGCTCGGCGTCAACGTCTACAAGTACAAGTACATCGCCGTGATCATCTCCGGCGGCTTCGCCGGCCTCGGCGGTGCCTTCCTGTCGATCGTGTCGTCCAACGTCTACCTCGACGGCCAGACGGCCGGGCGCGGTTACATCGGTCTCGCCGCGATGATCTTCGGCAACTGGATGCCGGGCGGACTCGCCCTCGGCGCGGGCCTGTTCGGCTACACCGACAGCCTCAAGCTGCGCGGCGGCACGACCAACGTCCACGCGCTGATCCTGCTCCTGGCGATCCTGCTGGTGTTCGGCGTCGCGTACCTCATCTGGAAGAAGAAGTACGTCCCCGCCGCCGTCACCGCCGCGATCTCGGCCCTGATGTTCATCTGGTACACCAGCACGAACGAGGTCCCGAACCAGGTCGTGACGGCCAGCCCCTACGTCATCACCCTGCTGGTGCTCTCGCTGTCCGCACAGCGCCTGAGGATGCCGAAGGCGGACGGACTGCCCTACCGGAAGGGGCAGGGGAAGTGA
- a CDS encoding cytidine deaminase — MTTADFDWDALREVAREAMTHAYAPYSGYPVGVSALVDDGRTVSGCNVENASYGLGLCAECGLVSELQRTGGGRLTHFTCVDGRGEVLVPCGRCRQLLYEFGGPDLLLETPAGILPLSEMLPQAFGPGHLTK; from the coding sequence GTGACCACCGCCGACTTCGACTGGGACGCCCTGCGGGAGGTGGCGCGCGAGGCGATGACCCACGCGTACGCCCCCTACTCGGGCTACCCGGTCGGTGTCTCGGCCCTCGTCGACGACGGCCGTACGGTCTCCGGCTGCAATGTCGAGAACGCCTCCTACGGACTCGGCCTGTGCGCCGAGTGCGGGCTGGTCTCGGAGCTGCAGCGCACCGGCGGCGGCCGGCTGACGCACTTCACGTGCGTCGACGGCCGGGGCGAGGTCCTCGTTCCCTGCGGGCGCTGCCGTCAGCTGCTGTACGAGTTCGGCGGCCCGGATCTCCTCCTGGAGACCCCGGCGGGGATCCTGCCGCTGTCCGAGATGCTGCCGCAGGCCTTCGGACCGGGCCATCTCACCAAGTAA
- a CDS encoding thymidine phosphorylase, whose product MAMDAISVIRTKRDRGELSDEQIDWVIDAYTRGEVADYQMAALNMAILLNGMNRGEISRWTAAMIASGERMDFSALSLPTADKHSTGGVGDKITLPLAPLVAACGAAVPQLSGRGLGHTGGTLDKLESIPGWRALLSNEEMLHVLDTTGAVICAAGDGLAPADKKLYALRDVTGTVEAIPLIASSIMSKKIAEGTGSLVLDVKVGTGAFMKTIEDARELASTMVGLGTDHGVKTVALLTDMSTPLGLTAGNALEVRESVEVLAGGGPSDVVELTIALAREMLAAAGVKDADPAKALADGSAMDVWRRMIAAQGGDPDAELPVAKEQHVVKATASGVLTRLDAYDIGIAAWRLGAGRARKEDPVQAGAGVEMHAKPGDTVTEGQPLLTLHTDTPERFAYALEAIEGSYDVAAAGTDFTASPVVLERIA is encoded by the coding sequence ATGGCCATGGACGCCATCTCCGTCATCCGCACCAAGCGGGACCGCGGTGAGCTCAGCGACGAGCAGATCGACTGGGTCATCGACGCGTACACCCGCGGAGAGGTCGCCGACTACCAGATGGCCGCGCTGAACATGGCCATCCTCCTCAACGGCATGAACCGCGGCGAGATCTCCCGCTGGACCGCCGCGATGATCGCGAGCGGCGAGCGCATGGACTTCTCGGCGCTGTCCCTCCCGACCGCAGACAAGCACTCCACCGGCGGTGTCGGCGACAAGATCACGCTGCCCCTCGCCCCGCTGGTCGCGGCGTGCGGCGCCGCCGTACCGCAGCTGTCCGGCCGCGGCCTCGGCCACACCGGCGGCACGCTGGACAAGCTGGAGTCGATCCCGGGCTGGCGCGCGCTGCTGTCGAACGAGGAGATGCTGCACGTCCTCGACACCACGGGCGCGGTGATCTGCGCGGCCGGCGACGGTCTCGCCCCGGCCGACAAGAAGCTGTACGCCCTGCGCGATGTCACCGGCACCGTGGAGGCGATCCCCCTCATCGCCTCGTCGATCATGTCGAAGAAGATCGCGGAGGGCACGGGCTCCCTGGTCCTGGACGTGAAGGTCGGCACCGGCGCCTTCATGAAGACCATCGAGGACGCCCGCGAACTGGCCTCCACGATGGTCGGCCTGGGCACGGACCACGGTGTGAAGACGGTGGCGCTGCTGACGGACATGTCGACGCCGCTGGGCCTGACGGCGGGCAACGCCCTCGAGGTCCGCGAGTCGGTCGAGGTCCTGGCGGGCGGCGGCCCCTCGGACGTCGTGGAACTGACCATCGCCCTGGCCCGCGAAATGCTCGCCGCGGCGGGCGTGAAGGACGCCGACCCGGCGAAGGCGCTGGCCGACGGCTCGGCCATGGACGTCTGGCGCCGCATGATCGCGGCCCAGGGCGGCGACCCGGACGCGGAGCTGCCGGTCGCCAAGGAGCAGCACGTGGTCAAGGCCACCGCCTCCGGCGTCCTGACCCGCCTCGACGCCTACGACATCGGCATCGCCGCCTGGCGCCTCGGCGCGGGCCGCGCCCGCAAGGAGGACCCGGTCCAGGCGGGCGCGGGCGTCGAGATGCACGCCAAGCCCGGCGACACGGTCACCGAGGGCCAGCCCCTGCTGACCCTCCACACGGACACCCCGGAGCGCTTCGCGTACGCGCTGGAGGCGATCGAGGGTTCCTACGACGTCGCCGCCGCGGGCACGGACTTCACGGCGTCCCCGGTGGTGCTGGAGCGCATCGCCTGA
- a CDS encoding AEC family transporter, whose protein sequence is MQGVLTGFAVIAVVIAVGYLIGRRGYLGDNGREVLTKLAFHVASPALLFTTLARADLSMVFSSRLVVTALSTAAVAGVFVAAGVVRGWGVGRTTIGALCSSYVNSGNLGIPIAVYVLGDASLVAPVLLFQLLLLTPIALTVLDLSARDGKDPLWLRLLTPLRNPIAVGSLAGVAVSATGLRIPSAVMDPVTLIGNMSVPAVLLAFGISLCGSTMPGRGPDRHLVLLSVALKSVGQPAAAWALAVGVFGLRGHQLLDVVVTSALPAAQNLYTYASSYRVGERLARDAILVSTVLSVPVLVVVAALLG, encoded by the coding sequence GTGCAGGGGGTGCTGACCGGCTTCGCCGTCATCGCCGTCGTCATCGCGGTCGGGTATCTGATCGGACGCCGCGGCTACCTCGGTGACAACGGCCGCGAGGTCCTGACCAAGCTCGCCTTCCACGTCGCCTCCCCGGCCCTGCTCTTCACCACACTCGCGCGGGCCGACCTGTCGATGGTCTTCTCCAGCCGCCTGGTCGTGACCGCGCTGAGCACGGCGGCGGTGGCGGGCGTCTTCGTGGCGGCGGGTGTCGTACGCGGCTGGGGCGTGGGCCGTACGACGATCGGCGCGCTCTGCTCCAGCTACGTCAACTCCGGCAACCTCGGCATCCCGATCGCCGTGTACGTCCTGGGCGACGCCTCGCTGGTGGCCCCGGTGCTGCTGTTCCAGCTGCTCCTGCTGACCCCGATCGCGCTGACCGTCCTGGACCTGTCGGCCCGGGACGGCAAGGACCCCCTGTGGCTACGGCTGCTGACTCCGCTGCGCAACCCGATCGCGGTGGGGTCACTGGCGGGGGTCGCGGTCTCGGCGACCGGCCTGCGCATCCCGTCGGCGGTCATGGACCCGGTGACGCTGATCGGCAACATGTCCGTCCCGGCGGTGCTGTTGGCGTTCGGCATCTCCCTGTGCGGCAGCACCATGCCGGGCCGGGGCCCGGACCGCCACCTGGTCCTGCTCTCGGTCGCGCTGAAGTCGGTGGGCCAGCCGGCGGCCGCCTGGGCGCTGGCGGTGGGGGTGTTCGGGCTGCGCGGCCACCAACTCCTGGACGTGGTGGTGACGTCGGCGCTGCCCGCGGCGCAGAACCTCTATACGTATGCGTCGAGTTACCGGGTGGGCGAGCGCCTCGCGCGGGACGCGATCCTGGTGTCGACCGTGCTGTCGGTGCCGGTCCTGGTGGTGGTCGCGGCGCTGCTGGGCTGA
- a CDS encoding sigma-70 family RNA polymerase sigma factor, whose protein sequence is MTDSTMTADLDVRLEKHRVELTGYCYRMLGSSFEAEDAVQDTMVRAWRNYEKFEGRSSLRSWLYRIATNVCLDMLTAGNKRARPMDLTDSTPLAQAALSPRPDHTWLEPMPDARILPTVEDPAEAAVAKESVRLAFMAALQQLPPKQRAVLILREVLAWKASEVAELLDTTVASVNSALQRARATLAEREGHGADAKVSDPLDEEQQKLLDRYMAAFEGYDMTALTALLHEDAIMTMPPFDLWLTGHDDITGFMTTLGSACEGSRLVPVQVNGLPGFAQYKPDPEAGGYTPWAVQVLEISEGRLTGFHFFLDTKRWFPLFGLPLHLDALEAESDQVEEGV, encoded by the coding sequence ATGACGGACAGCACGATGACAGCGGACCTCGACGTCAGGCTGGAGAAGCACCGGGTCGAGCTGACCGGGTACTGCTACCGCATGCTCGGCTCGTCCTTCGAGGCGGAGGACGCGGTGCAGGACACGATGGTCCGCGCCTGGCGCAACTACGAGAAGTTCGAGGGCCGTTCCAGCCTCCGCTCCTGGCTCTACCGCATCGCGACCAACGTCTGCCTGGACATGCTGACGGCCGGCAACAAACGCGCCAGGCCCATGGACCTCACCGACTCCACGCCGCTCGCCCAGGCCGCCCTCTCCCCCCGCCCGGACCACACCTGGCTGGAGCCGATGCCGGACGCCCGCATCCTGCCCACCGTCGAGGACCCGGCGGAGGCGGCCGTGGCCAAGGAGTCCGTGCGGCTCGCCTTCATGGCCGCCCTGCAGCAACTCCCGCCCAAGCAGCGCGCGGTGCTGATCCTGCGCGAGGTGCTGGCCTGGAAGGCGAGCGAGGTCGCCGAGCTGCTCGACACCACGGTCGCCTCGGTCAACAGCGCCCTCCAGCGGGCCCGCGCGACCCTCGCCGAGCGGGAGGGGCACGGCGCGGACGCGAAGGTGTCCGACCCGCTGGACGAGGAGCAGCAGAAGCTCCTGGACCGCTACATGGCGGCGTTCGAGGGGTACGACATGACGGCGCTGACGGCCCTGCTGCACGAGGACGCCATCATGACGATGCCGCCGTTCGACCTGTGGCTGACGGGCCACGACGACATCACGGGCTTCATGACGACCCTGGGCTCGGCCTGCGAGGGCTCCCGCCTGGTGCCGGTGCAGGTCAACGGTCTGCCGGGGTTCGCGCAGTACAAGCCGGACCCGGAGGCGGGCGGCTACACCCCGTGGGCGGTGCAGGTCCTGGAGATCTCAGAGGGCCGGCTCACCGGGTTCCACTTCTTCCTCGACACCAAGAGGTGGTTCCCGCTGTTCGGGCTCCCCCTCCATCTCGACGCTCTCGAAGCGGAGTCCGACCAGGTCGAGGAGGGCGTGTAG
- a CDS encoding MFS transporter: protein MPASTEASMTVGAVSAVPVVDSRMAPGGPGYRRMSLALFLAGVATFALLYSTQALLPLISGDFGVAASDASWTVAAATGGLALFVLPMSAVSERYGRRTVMTGSLAVAVVVGLLVPLAPSLPVLVALRALQGAALAGLPASATAYLAEEVRPKALVTAIGLFVAGNSVGGMSGRVITGWVAQEWGWRVALGVIGAIAVGCAVAFRLLLPAPKHFVAGSLKPRVLARTVRAHLSDPLMCRLYAIGALFMTVFGGVYTVIGYRLTEAPFGLPQGVVGSIFLVYLVGTVSASTAGRLVGRLGRRGALYAAGATTAAGLVLSLADSLVLVLLGLVLITGGFFAGHACASSAVSKTATEGRAQASALYQSAYYIGSSVGSTVGALAFHAGGWAGTVGVGLLAVLGVVTITVLGTRAARAQQRLLVA, encoded by the coding sequence ATGCCTGCCAGTACCGAGGCGTCCATGACCGTGGGCGCCGTATCCGCTGTTCCTGTCGTCGACTCCCGTATGGCCCCGGGCGGCCCCGGCTACCGCCGGATGAGCCTCGCCCTCTTCCTCGCCGGGGTGGCGACCTTCGCCCTTCTGTACTCCACGCAGGCCCTTCTGCCGCTGATCTCCGGCGACTTCGGGGTGGCGGCGAGCGACGCGAGCTGGACGGTGGCGGCGGCGACGGGCGGACTGGCCCTGTTCGTCCTCCCGATGAGCGCGGTGTCGGAGCGGTACGGGCGGCGCACGGTCATGACGGGCTCGCTGGCGGTCGCGGTGGTCGTCGGTCTCCTGGTCCCGCTGGCTCCCTCGCTGCCGGTGCTGGTGGCGCTGCGTGCCTTGCAGGGCGCGGCGCTGGCCGGTCTTCCGGCTTCCGCGACGGCCTATCTGGCGGAGGAGGTCCGGCCGAAGGCGCTGGTCACGGCGATCGGACTGTTCGTCGCGGGCAACAGTGTCGGCGGGATGAGCGGCCGGGTCATCACCGGCTGGGTGGCGCAGGAGTGGGGCTGGCGGGTGGCCCTGGGCGTGATCGGGGCGATCGCGGTCGGGTGCGCGGTGGCGTTCCGGCTGCTGCTGCCGGCGCCGAAGCACTTCGTCGCCGGGTCGCTGAAGCCGCGGGTGCTGGCGCGGACGGTGCGTGCGCACCTGTCCGACCCGCTGATGTGCCGGCTGTACGCGATCGGCGCACTGTTCATGACGGTGTTCGGCGGTGTGTACACGGTGATCGGGTACCGGCTGACGGAGGCGCCGTTCGGTCTGCCGCAGGGTGTCGTCGGCTCGATCTTCCTGGTGTACCTGGTGGGTACGGTGTCGGCGTCCACGGCCGGGCGGCTGGTGGGGCGGCTCGGGCGGCGGGGTGCGCTGTACGCGGCGGGCGCGACGACGGCGGCGGGTCTGGTGCTGTCGCTGGCGGACTCGCTGGTGCTGGTTCTGCTGGGTCTGGTGCTGATCACCGGTGGCTTCTTCGCGGGTCACGCGTGTGCTTCCTCGGCGGTCAGCAAGACGGCGACCGAGGGGCGTGCGCAGGCCTCGGCGCTGTACCAGTCGGCGTACTACATCGGCTCCAGTGTGGGCAGTACGGTCGGTGCGCTCGCGTTCCACGCGGGTGGCTGGGCCGGGACGGTCGGGGTCGGTCTGCTGGCGGTGCTCGGCGTCGTCACGATCACCGTCCTGGGCACGCGCGCGGCTAGGGCCCAGCAGCGGCTCCTGGTGGCCTGA
- a CDS encoding LysR family transcriptional regulator, whose protein sequence is MVHQHSSQPRLSPSSDTQDMSEMSMVLAPRLAYFAGVARTEHVTRAAQEMNVPQSTLSRAMVRLEQDLGVDLFARIGRTVSLTPAGRAFLGHVERALAEIDRAAEEVRADADPATGKVAFGFLHTMGSETVPGLIRAFRADHPRVRFSLVQNYGEAMIERLRAGELDLCLTSPVPDAPDLVGRRLDEQKLRLVVPADHRLAARKRVRLAEAADETFVTLEPNYGMRRITDDLCQEAGFKPRIAFEGEEAETLRGLVAAGLGVALLPPPAVARPGVVELTVTAPRAVREIGVAWLDGHPDTPPVAAFKKFLLAQRGRLLPD, encoded by the coding sequence ATGGTGCATCAACACAGCTCACAGCCTCGGCTGTCACCGTCCAGTGACACACAAGACATGTCGGAGATGTCGATGGTGCTGGCCCCGCGCCTGGCGTACTTCGCCGGCGTCGCCCGCACCGAGCACGTCACCCGGGCCGCCCAGGAGATGAACGTCCCGCAGTCCACGCTCTCCCGCGCGATGGTCCGCCTCGAACAGGACCTGGGCGTCGACCTGTTCGCCCGCATCGGCCGCACCGTCTCCCTCACCCCGGCCGGCCGCGCCTTCCTCGGCCACGTCGAACGCGCCCTCGCCGAGATCGACCGCGCCGCCGAGGAGGTCCGCGCCGACGCCGACCCGGCAACCGGCAAGGTCGCCTTCGGTTTTCTGCACACCATGGGCTCGGAGACGGTCCCCGGCCTGATCCGCGCCTTCCGCGCCGACCACCCCCGGGTCCGCTTCAGCCTCGTCCAGAACTACGGCGAGGCGATGATCGAGCGGCTGCGCGCGGGGGAGCTGGACCTGTGTCTGACCTCCCCGGTCCCGGACGCCCCGGACCTGGTCGGCCGCCGCCTCGACGAGCAGAAGCTGCGCCTGGTCGTCCCCGCCGACCACCGCCTCGCCGCCCGCAAGCGCGTGCGCCTCGCCGAGGCCGCCGACGAGACCTTCGTGACCCTGGAACCCAACTACGGCATGCGCCGCATCACCGACGACCTGTGCCAGGAGGCCGGGTTCAAGCCGCGGATCGCCTTCGAGGGGGAGGAGGCCGAGACGCTACGGGGCCTGGTCGCCGCCGGTCTCGGGGTCGCCCTCCTCCCGCCGCCCGCCGTGGCCCGCCCCGGTGTCGTCGAGCTGACGGTCACCGCCCCGCGCGCGGTGCGCGAGATCGGTGTCGCCTGGCTCGACGGCCACCCGGACACGCCCCCGGTGGCGGCCTTCAAGAAGTTCCTGCTCGCACAGCGCGGCCGCCTCCTCCCGGACTGA
- a CDS encoding alpha/beta hydrolase: MAQQATPVRTARLGRALGPEPTAVSGVVLLLPGGEESSSRRPSPMMANASVRALGRRLARAGREDGLATHVVHYRYRGWNGAEAHLARDADWATEEVVRRYGDVAVCLAGVDMGARAALHAGGHEAVNSVLAIAPWLPEEDVAAPPEPVKQLAGRRVLMVHGTNDARTDPELSFRLAARAKKANRDVCRFEVHSDGHALRQHRDEVHALAEDFVMGSLFGRAFSRPVEDALAAPPPLGLRMPLAAGFGRSLRR; the protein is encoded by the coding sequence ATGGCACAGCAAGCGACGCCGGTTCGCACGGCCCGGCTGGGACGGGCGCTCGGTCCGGAACCGACGGCGGTGAGCGGGGTGGTGCTGCTGCTCCCCGGCGGCGAGGAGAGCTCCAGCCGCAGACCGTCCCCCATGATGGCGAACGCGTCCGTCCGCGCCCTCGGCCGCCGGCTGGCGCGCGCGGGCCGGGAGGACGGCCTGGCCACCCATGTCGTCCACTACCGCTACCGCGGCTGGAACGGCGCGGAGGCACATCTCGCCCGGGACGCCGACTGGGCGACGGAAGAGGTCGTACGGCGCTACGGCGATGTCGCCGTGTGCCTGGCCGGTGTCGACATGGGCGCCCGGGCCGCGCTGCACGCGGGCGGCCACGAGGCCGTCAACTCCGTTCTGGCCATCGCCCCTTGGCTGCCCGAGGAGGACGTGGCGGCGCCCCCCGAACCGGTGAAGCAGCTCGCGGGCCGACGGGTGCTGATGGTGCACGGCACGAACGACGCGCGCACGGACCCGGAGCTGTCGTTCCGGCTCGCGGCACGGGCGAAGAAGGCGAACCGGGACGTCTGCCGGTTCGAAGTCCACTCGGACGGCCATGCGTTGCGCCAGCACCGGGACGAAGTCCACGCGCTGGCGGAGGACTTCGTCATGGGCTCACTGTTCGGCCGCGCGTTCTCCCGTCCCGTCGAGGACGCCCTGGCCGCCCCGCCGCCGCTGGGGCTGCGGATGCCGCTGGCGGCGGGCTTCGGGCGGTCGCTACGGCGGTAG
- a CDS encoding adenosine deaminase, producing MTSQTDRTGTTPSSDQIRRAPKVLLHDHLDGGLRPGTVVDLARATGYAQLPENDADKLGIWFREAADSGSLERYLETFSHTVGVMQTREALVRVAAECAEDLAADGVVYAEVRYAPEQHLEGGLSLEEVVEAVNEGFREGERLARENGRRIRVGALLTAMRHAARALEIAELANRYRDLGVVGFDIAGAEAGYPPTRHLDAFEYLKRENNHFTIHAGEAFGLPSIWQALQWCGADRLGHGVRIIDDIQVQQDGSVKLGRLASYVRDKRIPLELCPSSNLQTGAADSYAEHPIGLLRRLHFRATVNTDNRLMSGTSMSREFEHLVGAFGYTLDDMQWFSVNAMKSAFIPFDERLAMINDVIKPGYAELKSEWLFQQTASTSGSVAEEG from the coding sequence ATGACGAGCCAGACTGACCGGACGGGAACCACCCCGAGCTCGGACCAGATCCGCCGGGCACCCAAGGTTCTGCTGCACGATCACCTCGACGGCGGGCTGCGCCCCGGTACCGTCGTCGACCTCGCCCGGGCCACCGGGTACGCCCAACTCCCCGAGAACGACGCCGACAAGCTCGGCATCTGGTTCCGCGAGGCCGCCGACTCCGGTTCGCTGGAACGGTACTTGGAGACCTTCTCCCACACCGTCGGTGTGATGCAGACCCGCGAGGCCCTGGTCCGGGTCGCCGCCGAGTGCGCCGAGGACCTCGCCGCCGACGGGGTCGTCTACGCCGAGGTGCGGTACGCCCCCGAGCAGCACCTCGAAGGCGGGCTCAGCCTCGAAGAGGTCGTCGAGGCCGTCAACGAGGGCTTCCGGGAAGGGGAGCGGCTCGCCCGCGAGAACGGCCGGCGCATCCGAGTCGGCGCCCTGCTCACCGCGATGCGACACGCTGCCCGCGCCCTGGAGATCGCCGAACTCGCCAACCGCTACCGCGATCTCGGTGTGGTGGGCTTCGACATCGCGGGCGCCGAGGCCGGCTACCCGCCCACCCGGCACCTCGACGCGTTCGAGTACCTCAAGCGCGAGAACAACCACTTCACCATCCACGCCGGCGAAGCCTTCGGGCTCCCCTCGATCTGGCAGGCCCTGCAGTGGTGCGGCGCCGACCGGCTCGGCCACGGTGTGCGCATCATCGACGACATCCAGGTCCAGCAGGACGGCTCGGTCAAGCTCGGCCGGCTCGCCTCCTACGTCCGGGACAAGCGCATCCCGCTGGAGCTGTGCCCGAGCTCCAACCTCCAGACCGGGGCCGCCGACTCCTATGCCGAGCACCCGATCGGGCTGCTGCGCCGGCTGCACTTCCGGGCCACCGTGAACACCGACAACCGGCTGATGTCCGGCACGAGCATGAGCCGGGAATTCGAGCACCTGGTCGGGGCATTCGGCTACACGCTCGACGACATGCAGTGGTTCTCCGTCAATGCGATGAAATCAGCGTTCATTCCTTTCGATGAACGACTGGCCATGATCAATGACGTCATCAAGCCCGGTTATGCCGAGCTGAAGTCCGAATGGTTGTTCCAGCAGACCGCCTCCACCAGCGGTTCTGTGGCCGAAGAGGGCTGA
- a CDS encoding ATP-binding protein, producing the protein MKQSAAKTLGVAALGAAFAAVGAGAANAAPAVPDASQALDTVTKTLPAENVAKALPGAGDALSQAQPALAAGLAAVTPAAQGALADGPTKPVAGLLGGLPIGQTGLPTQGLPLNGIPLG; encoded by the coding sequence ATGAAGCAGTCTGCTGCCAAGACCCTCGGTGTCGCCGCCCTCGGTGCCGCCTTCGCCGCCGTCGGCGCGGGTGCCGCGAACGCCGCGCCGGCCGTTCCGGACGCCTCCCAGGCGCTGGACACCGTCACCAAGACGCTCCCGGCGGAGAACGTCGCCAAGGCGCTGCCGGGAGCCGGTGACGCGCTGTCGCAGGCGCAGCCGGCGCTCGCCGCGGGTCTGGCCGCCGTGACGCCCGCCGCTCAGGGCGCGCTCGCCGACGGCCCGACCAAGCCGGTCGCCGGTCTGCTCGGCGGTCTGCCGATCGGCCAGACCGGGCTGCCCACCCAGGGTCTGCCGCTGAACGGGATCCCGCTCGGCTGA